A genomic segment from Desulfurobacterium pacificum encodes:
- the rlmN gene encoding 23S rRNA (adenine(2503)-C(2))-methyltransferase RlmN, producing the protein MTCLKDLTFKELQDFVTSIGLEKYRAKQIAQWLYKKRVKSFDEMTNISKQTRKLLSEKAKIDALKLVKVEESSDGTKKYLFELEDGNRIESVFIPERDWNTLCVSTQVGCPIGCKFCLTAKDGFARNLTTAEIVDQYIQVQRDVGEENRISNVVFMGMGEPLLNFDNVRKAVEIMTDKNMLDLSTRKVTISTVGIIPGIERMAKEMNKVKLAISLHATTDEVRDKLVPINKRYPIKELFKALRKYPADNVRRIMIEYVMLKGVNDSEEDAKRLVKLVKGIPVKVNLIPFNPYPGAEFEPSPRSQIEKFQKILWDNNVAAFIRDSRGQDISAACGMLRTKEKNQLAQNISS; encoded by the coding sequence AGGAATTACAAGACTTTGTAACTTCCATAGGACTTGAAAAATACAGAGCAAAGCAGATTGCTCAGTGGCTCTACAAAAAGAGAGTCAAATCTTTTGACGAAATGACAAACATTTCAAAGCAGACAAGAAAGCTCCTTTCTGAGAAAGCAAAGATAGATGCCCTGAAACTGGTAAAAGTGGAAGAATCATCCGATGGAACGAAAAAATACCTTTTTGAACTTGAAGACGGCAACAGAATAGAGTCAGTTTTCATACCGGAAAGAGACTGGAACACGCTCTGCGTTTCTACTCAGGTTGGATGCCCGATAGGTTGCAAGTTCTGCCTTACCGCAAAGGACGGATTTGCAAGGAACTTAACAACAGCAGAAATCGTTGACCAATATATACAGGTTCAAAGAGATGTGGGTGAGGAAAACCGCATTTCCAACGTAGTATTTATGGGAATGGGAGAGCCGCTTTTAAACTTTGATAACGTCAGGAAAGCCGTAGAAATCATGACGGACAAAAACATGCTTGACCTTTCAACAAGAAAGGTAACGATTTCCACAGTAGGAATAATTCCCGGAATAGAGAGAATGGCTAAAGAGATGAACAAAGTTAAGCTCGCCATTTCTCTCCACGCAACAACAGACGAAGTAAGGGATAAGTTAGTGCCGATAAACAAAAGGTATCCCATAAAAGAACTTTTCAAAGCATTAAGAAAGTATCCGGCAGACAACGTAAGAAGAATAATGATTGAATACGTGATGCTAAAGGGCGTTAACGATTCAGAAGAAGACGCTAAAAGACTTGTTAAGTTAGTAAAAGGCATCCCTGTAAAAGTCAATCTGATACCCTTTAATCCATATCCGGGCGCTGAGTTTGAACCTTCACCGCGCAGCCAGATAGAGAAATTTCAAAAAATCCTGTGGGACAACAACGTTGCAGCGTTTATAAGGGATTCAAGAGGACAGGACATTTCGGCTGCCTGCGGAATGCTCAGAACGAAGGAAAAGAACCAGTTAGCTCAAAATATATCTTCCTGA
- the folK gene encoding 2-amino-4-hydroxy-6-hydroxymethyldihydropteridine diphosphokinase, whose product MAEVVFILGSNLGNRLTNLERAVYFLEKEAGKILKRTDIYETTPFGVEKQPPFLNTGILMETFHPPQELLYLAKWIEKQVGRYPTYRWGPRVIDVDIITYDEVKISTPRLKIPHPGLKDRDFFRKIYFELTGSFPSF is encoded by the coding sequence ATGGCAGAAGTAGTTTTTATTTTAGGCAGTAATTTAGGAAACAGGCTAACTAACCTTGAAAGAGCTGTTTACTTTTTAGAGAAAGAAGCGGGAAAAATACTGAAAAGAACGGACATTTACGAAACTACGCCGTTTGGAGTGGAAAAACAGCCTCCATTTCTCAATACAGGCATTTTAATGGAAACTTTTCATCCTCCTCAGGAACTCCTTTACCTTGCTAAGTGGATAGAGAAACAGGTAGGCAGGTATCCTACTTATCGGTGGGGTCCCAGAGTAATAGATGTGGACATAATAACTTACGATGAAGTGAAAATTAGCACGCCCCGCCTGAAAATCCCCCACCCGGGCCTCAAAGACAGGGATTTTTTCAGGAAGATATATTTTGAGCTAACTGGTTCTTTTCCTTCGTTCTGA